One Panicum virgatum strain AP13 chromosome 9K, P.virgatum_v5, whole genome shotgun sequence genomic region harbors:
- the LOC120652132 gene encoding uncharacterized protein LOC120652132, whose translation MAEIPDLPHVTDLTVEVSSPGRHAFGAGVANLLARCVNLQRLRVDLVDGMEFRRKHPCLREGCACDEPGELAGREDRAAAPPRGGVRRLRRVLPPGAAAARGRPGPRGDDRGRQRPRARLAREEMAATDEAGENPGVAAASLSGEVGGLLQR comes from the exons ATGGCGGAGATACCGGACCTCCCTCACGTCACGGACCTGACCGTGGAAGTGAGCTCACCGGGCCGCCACGCCTTCGGCGCCGGCGTGGCCAACCTCCTCGCGCGGTGCGTCAACCTCCAGCGCCTCCGCGTAGACCTCGTCGACGGC ATGGAGTTCAGGCGGAAACACCCGTGCCTCCGCGAGGGCTGCGCCTGCGACGAGCCGGGCGAGCTGGCGGGACGAGAGGATCGCGCGGCCGCACCTCCGCGAGGCGGCGTTCGGCGGCTTCGCCGCGTGCTACCACctggcgccgctgctgctcgcGGGCGCCCCGGGCCTCGAGGCGATGACCGTGGCCGCCAACGGCCGCGAGCTCGCCTTGCTCGGGAAGAGATGGCGGCCACGGATGAGGCTGGAGAGAATCCTGGAGTCGCGGCTGCCTCGCTCTCGGGGGAGGTGGGCGGCCTCCTGCAAAGGTGA
- the LOC120648108 gene encoding FBD-associated F-box protein At3g52670-like, giving the protein MAKQAVSSSSRAPDLISGLNDDLLLHVLRFLPAGSDCGDLVRTSALSRRWRHLWKCVPALRFAAGVDVAPRDGMRFNAIVGAVLARRVGGGARLDAWLRLALAHVAGSLAPPPGPAGPQQLLGELHRRASAAAIRLSLGHAMLQLPLPAAAAFRELTELSLSNVAFARGQGGRLGGLLSSPCCPRLGRLSLEVLSGLPELRLEADALESLELAFLLDLRRLHVDASRLRETARAGSLATIRAPALEELACPRTRGTELVELDGCTSVRLRGKVCVRSHLRPWCDAGENDFAVELLRSCSSAHRLHVCLETPPVCSNAPPLPPLISLKHRAINLILDDVRETG; this is encoded by the exons ATGGCGAAGCAAGCGgtctcgtcgtcgtcgcgcgCCCCCGACTTGATCAGCGGCCTGAACGACGACCTGCTCCTCCACGTTCTCCGCTTTCTGCCCGCGGGGAGTGACTGCGGCGACCTGGTCCGCACGTCCGCGCTCTCCAGGCGCTGGCGCCACCTCTGGAAGTGCGTCCCGGCGCTCCGCTTCGCGGCGGGGGTGGACGTCGCGCCGCGGGACGGCATGCGGTTCAACGCCATCGTCGGCGCGGTCCTCGCccggcgcgtcggcggcggcgcccgcctcgACGCGTGGCTCCGGCTCGCCTTGGCGCACGTCGCGGGGTCcttggcgccgcccccgggtCCGGCGGGTCCGCAGCAGCTCCTCGGCGAGCTGCATCGCCGCGCGAGCGCCGCGGCGATAAGGCTCAGCCTGGGCCACGCCATGCTCCAgctccccctccccgccgcggcggcgttccgcgaGCTGACGGAGCTGTCGCTCTCCAACGTCGCGTTCGCGCGCGGCCAGGGCGGCCGGCTCGGCGGGTTGCTGTCGTCACCGTGCTGCCCGCGGCTGGGGAGGCTCTCCCTGGAGGTCCTGTCCGGGCTGCCGGAGCTGCGCCTGGAGGCCGACGCGCTCGAGTCTCTCGAGCTGGCGTTCCTCCTCGACCTGAGGCGGCTCCACGTGGACGCCAGCAGGCTCCGG GAGACCGCGCGGGCCGGCTCGCTGGCGACCATCcgggcgccggcgctggaggagcTGGCGTGCCCCCGCACGCGCGGCACGGAGCTTGTCGAGCTCGATGGGTGCACGAGCGTGCGGCTCCGCGGCAAGGTTTGCGTCAGGTCGCACCTGCGCCCCTGGTGCGACGCCGGCGAGAACGACTTCGCCGTCGAGCTGCTGCGGAGCTGCAGCTCCGCTCACCGCCTCCACGTCTGCCTCGAGACCCCACCGGTATGCTCCAATGCTCCGCCGCTCCCGCCATTGATATCATTGAAGCATCGCGCCATTAACTTAATCCTTGATGATGTCAGAGAGACTGGCTGA
- the LOC120652131 gene encoding pentatricopeptide repeat-containing protein At4g33990-like, translating to MQSPALPRGGHALLVTSGHLRHLDPHLQVPPLLLANYLVAAFSRAAAPRLAFPLLRRLLAGAYPLRPDGFTFPPLFRATPGPAPAAQLHACALRLGLLHPSVFASGSLVHAYLRFSRVAEACRVFDEMTERDVPAWNAMLSGLCRNTRAADAVALFGRMVGEGVTGDAVTLSSVLPMCVLLGDRALARSMHVYAVKHGLDGELFVNNALIDVYGKLGMLEEAQWVFDGMASRDLVTWNSIISAYEQDGKVAAVVELFHGMRESGVSPDVLTLVSLASAVGQCGDERGAKSAHCYVMKMGWDAGDIIAGNAMVDMYAKLSKIEVAQRVFDNLPARDVVSWNTLITGYMQNGLANDAIRTYNHMQTHEGLKPAQGTFVSVLPAYSNLGAFQQGLLMHALSIKTGLNLDVYVHTCLIDLYAKCGKLAEAMLLFEHMPRRSTAPWNAIIAGLGVHGHGAKAVNLFSQMQQEGIKPDQVTFVSLLAACSHAGLVDQGRSFFDSMQNVYGVVPIAKHYACMVDMLGRAGQLDEAFEFIQGMPIKPDSAVWGALLGACRIHGNVEMGKVVSQKLFELDPENVGYYVLMSNMYAKIGKWNGVDAVRSLVRRQNLQKTPGWSSMEVKGSVNVFYSGTQTEPHPQHEEIQRELQDLLAKMKSLGYVPDYSFVLQDVEQDEKEQILNNHSERLAIAFGIINTPPRTPLHVYKNLRVCGDCHNATKYISKITEREIVVRDSNRFHHFKDGHCSCGDFW from the coding sequence ATGCAATCGCCCGCGCTCCCGCGCGGCGGCCACGCCCTCCTCGTCACCTccggccacctccgccacctcgACCCGCACCTCCAGgtgccccctctcctcctcgccaactacctcgtcgccgccttctcccgcgccgccgccccgcgcctcgCGTtcccgctcctccgccgcctcctcgccggcgcctaCCCGCTCCGCCCCGACGGCTTCACCTTCCCGCCGCTCTTCCGCGCCACCCCGGGCCCGGCCCCCGCCGCGCAACTCCACGCCTGCGCGCTCCGCCTGGGGCTCCTCCACCCCAGCGTCTTCGCCTCGGGCTCCCTCGTCCACGCCTACCTCCGCTTCAGCCGCGTCGCGGAGGCGTGCAGGGTGTTCGACGAAATGACCGAGCGGGACGTGCCTGCGTGGAACGCGATGCTCTCCGGGCTGTGCCGCAACACGCGGGCGGCCGACGCGGTGGCACTGTTCGGGAGGATGGTTGGCGAGGGCGTCACCGGGGACGCGGTAACGCTCTCGAGCGTGCTGCCGATGTGCGTCCTGCTGGGCGATCGAGCGCTGGCTCGTTCCATGCATGTGTACGCGGTGAAGCATGGACTGGATGGGGAGCTATTTGTGAATAATGCCTTGATCGACGTGTATGGGAAGCTGGGGATGCTGGAGGAGGCGCAGTGGGTGTTTGATGGCATGGCATCGCGTGATCTGGTCACGTGGAATTCGATCATTTCAGCATATGAGCAAGATGGGAAGGTTGCTGCTGTGGTGGAGCTGTTCCATGGTATGAGGGAAAGTGGGGTTTCCCCTGATGTGCTGACACTTGTCAGCCTGGCATCTGCTGTTGGTCAGTGTGGGGATGAGCGTGGTGCAAAGTCAGCGCATTGCTATGTGATGAAGATGGGGTGGGATGCGGGTGACATCATTGCTGGAAATGCTATGGTTGATATGTACGCCAAGCTATCGAAGATTGAAGTTGCCCAGAGGGTTTTTGATAATTTGCCTGCTCGAGATGTGGTGTCCTGGAACACGTTGATCACAGGGTACATGCAGAATGGACTTGCCAATGATGCAATCAGGACATACAATCATATGCAGACGCATGAGGGTCTGAAGCCAGCTCAAGGGACGTTTGTCAGTGTTTTGCCTGCATACTCGAACCTTGGTGCATTTCAGCAGGGATTGCTGATGCATGCATTATCTATTAAGACTGGATTAAATCTTGATGTGTATGTCCATACTTGTCTGATAGACTTGTATGCTAAATGTGGGAAGCTGGCGGAAGCAATGCTTTTGTTTGAGCATATGCCTAGAAGGAGCACAGCTCCTTGGAATGCCATCATAGCTGGGCTTGGGGTTCATGGGCATGGTGCGAAGGCAGTCAATCTCTTCTCACAAATGCAACAAGAAGGGATTAAGCCTGACCAGGTCACGTTTGTTTCATTATTGGCTGCCTGTAGCCATGCTGGCTTAGTTGATCAAGGTCGGAGTTTCTTTGATTCAATGCAAAATGTGTATGGAGTCGTGCCCATTGCAAAACACTACGCGTGCATGGTAGATATGCTTGGCAGGGCTGGTCAGTTGGATGAAGCTTTTGAGTTCATACAAGGTATGCCAATTAAACCTGACTCTGCTGTTTGGGGTGCGTTGCTTGGTGCCTGCAGGATTCATGGGAATGTTGAAATGGGTAAAGTGGTCTCACAGAAACTATTTGAACTTGATCCCGAGAATGTCGGATATTATGTTCTGATGTCAAATATGTATGCAAAGATTGGGAAGTGGAATGGAGTTGATGCAGTAAGGTCTTTAGTCAGGCGCCAGAATTTGCAAAAGACCCCTGGATGGAGTTCAATGGAGGTGAAAGGATCAGTAAACGTATTTTACAGTGGCACCCAGACAGAGCCCCACCCTCAGCATGAAGAAATCCAGAGAGAGCTGCAGGACCTTTTGGCCAAGATGAAAAGTCTAGGCTATGTTCCTGACTATAGTTTTGTGCTACAAGATGTAGAGCAGGATGAAAAGGAACAGATCTTGAATAATCATAGTGAGAGATTAGCTATTGCCTTTGGCATTATAAATACTCCTCCAAGAACTCCGCTCCACGTATACAAGAATTTGCGGGTCTGTGGGGATTGTCACAATGCTACCAAATATATATCAAAAATTACCGAGAGAGAGATCGTTGTCCGTGATTCAAACCGGTTCCACCACTTTAAAGATGGACACTGCTCTTGTGGAGACTTTTGGTAA